A genomic segment from Alteribacillus bidgolensis encodes:
- a CDS encoding class I SAM-dependent methyltransferase, with product MKSWFEEHFQEDYLRIYDHRDEEKAANELTHIMKYLPLERGMKAIDLCCGNGRHARWLARKGLHVTGIDLSPALLKKAIDLTSGLPVHYQRADIRDVPLLQEFDAAFNLFTSFGYFSDDAENELVFTRAAEALKSGGWFCFDYLNPAYVKNTLVPKDESMKDGLHVIQEREISPEFVFKRITIKEDDTKREYQESVKLYEQAALKKMLERNDFNVLHLFGDYDASSYHSENSPRQIFICQKN from the coding sequence ATGAAATCATGGTTTGAAGAACATTTTCAAGAAGATTACCTGCGTATTTATGACCATAGAGACGAAGAAAAAGCAGCAAATGAACTAACTCATATTATGAAATATCTACCGCTTGAAAGAGGGATGAAAGCGATAGATTTATGCTGCGGAAACGGCAGACATGCAAGGTGGCTGGCAAGAAAAGGGCTGCATGTAACCGGTATAGATTTGTCACCAGCTCTATTAAAAAAAGCCATCGATTTAACCTCAGGCCTTCCCGTTCATTATCAGAGAGCAGATATTAGGGATGTGCCTTTGCTGCAGGAGTTTGACGCTGCCTTTAACTTGTTTACGAGTTTTGGATATTTTTCGGATGATGCAGAAAATGAACTTGTATTTACTCGAGCAGCAGAAGCATTGAAAAGCGGGGGCTGGTTTTGTTTCGATTATTTAAACCCTGCTTATGTTAAAAATACACTCGTTCCAAAAGATGAATCCATGAAAGATGGTCTGCACGTTATCCAAGAACGTGAAATCTCACCAGAGTTTGTTTTTAAGCGAATTACAATAAAAGAAGACGACACAAAAAGAGAATATCAGGAAAGTGTTAAGTTATACGAACAGGCGGCTTTAAAAAAAATGCTTGAAAGAAACGATTTTAACGTTTTGCACCTGTTTGGAGATTATGATGCTTCTTCTTATCATAGTGAGAATTCACCTAGACAAATTTTCATATGTCAAAAAAATTAA
- a CDS encoding ATP-binding protein yields the protein MLWRSVVGKLWITILLLVLVVLLILTVLLLQFFERFHITEAEEQLTNHANVIVSVLEEYDNPSEALNTVEKIADSYDTTVVVFQNGEEWESSNPETKIHLPLSLFKEDERLSLDSADESVITHGDFPVYENGEEIHNEIFVVGMPFETTDGEAGSLYLYQSLSIIEDTTGETKQIILLSAGIAIILTTVFAFFLSTRITAPLRKMRELALEVAKGNFETKVPILTNDEIGQLGNAFNKMRRELNQNITALNQEKEQLSRILSSMADGVITMDRKGTIVVTNPPADRFLQSYQYEHYHELNNEKELLPKEVKKLFQRVVALEQEQMIEMDVQGRSYVVLMTPLYDKQFVRGIVAVIRDMTEERQHDKLRKDFIANVSHELRTPISMLQGYSEAIIDDIAASEEDKKEIGRIIYDESMRMGRLVNELLDLARMEAGHIQLEKQWIHIPSFSERIHKKFQGLAKEAEVELKLMQCNEFEQAYIDPDRVEQVMTNLIHNAIRHTSVHGYVKMMINNSANGITVEIKDSGSGIPEEDLPYVFERFYKADKARTRGKGGTGLGLAIAKNIVEAHSGEITVHSKLHEGTTFHFYIPREKDKE from the coding sequence ATGCTTTGGAGAAGCGTCGTTGGTAAACTATGGATCACGATATTACTATTAGTTCTTGTTGTTCTTTTAATACTAACCGTCTTGCTGCTGCAATTTTTTGAAAGGTTTCATATTACAGAAGCAGAAGAACAATTGACGAATCATGCAAATGTTATCGTTTCTGTATTAGAAGAGTATGACAATCCGTCTGAAGCGCTTAATACAGTGGAAAAAATTGCAGATTCGTATGATACGACTGTAGTTGTTTTTCAAAATGGAGAGGAATGGGAATCTTCCAATCCGGAAACAAAAATTCATCTGCCGCTATCCTTGTTTAAAGAAGACGAAAGGTTATCTCTTGATAGTGCTGACGAATCAGTTATAACTCATGGTGATTTTCCTGTATATGAAAATGGAGAAGAAATTCATAATGAGATTTTTGTGGTAGGGATGCCGTTTGAAACAACAGACGGAGAAGCAGGGTCATTATATCTTTATCAATCGCTGTCTATTATTGAAGATACAACCGGAGAAACAAAACAAATTATTTTATTATCTGCTGGAATAGCCATTATTTTAACGACAGTATTTGCTTTTTTTCTTTCTACTAGAATTACTGCACCTCTTCGTAAAATGCGCGAACTTGCGTTAGAAGTAGCAAAAGGAAATTTTGAAACAAAAGTTCCGATTTTAACAAATGATGAAATCGGTCAATTAGGTAACGCCTTTAATAAAATGAGGCGGGAATTAAACCAAAATATAACTGCTTTAAATCAAGAAAAAGAACAATTGAGCAGAATTCTAAGCAGTATGGCTGACGGAGTTATTACAATGGACAGAAAAGGGACAATAGTAGTGACTAATCCGCCGGCAGACCGTTTTTTACAGTCATATCAATATGAACACTATCATGAATTAAACAATGAAAAAGAGCTGCTTCCAAAAGAAGTTAAAAAATTGTTTCAAAGGGTTGTGGCGTTAGAACAAGAACAAATGATAGAAATGGACGTACAAGGCCGAAGTTACGTTGTACTAATGACACCGCTCTATGATAAACAATTTGTACGAGGTATTGTGGCGGTCATACGGGATATGACAGAAGAAAGGCAGCATGATAAACTTCGTAAAGATTTCATAGCTAACGTTTCACATGAGCTGCGCACCCCGATTTCTATGCTCCAAGGCTACAGCGAGGCAATTATCGATGATATTGCTGCTAGTGAAGAAGATAAAAAAGAAATCGGCCGTATTATTTATGATGAGTCTATGAGAATGGGCAGGTTGGTTAATGAACTTCTAGACCTGGCACGCATGGAGGCAGGTCATATACAACTAGAAAAACAGTGGATTCATATACCATCATTCAGCGAAAGAATTCATAAAAAATTCCAAGGTTTAGCTAAAGAGGCAGAGGTAGAATTGAAATTAATGCAATGTAATGAATTTGAACAAGCATATATAGACCCAGACCGTGTGGAACAAGTGATGACAAACCTTATTCATAACGCTATACGCCATACCAGTGTTCACGGCTATGTGAAGATGATGATTAATAATTCCGCTAACGGAATTACAGTAGAAATAAAAGATAGTGGTTCAGGAATACCAGAAGAAGACTTGCCGTATGTATTTGAGCGTTTTTATAAAGCAGATAAAGCAAGAACGAGAGGAAAAGGCGGCACGGGGTTAGGGCTTGCTATCGCTAAAAATATTGTCGAAGCTCATAGCGGTGAAATAACTGTTCACAGTAAGCTGCATGAAGGGACGACATTTCATTTTTATATTCCAAGAGAAAAAGATAAGGAATAA
- a CDS encoding ABC transporter substrate-binding protein: MKRWIGFIFTSFSILFLSACGTSEESSSSDMNEENEQEEQSAGEFPIEVTDGRGEEVSIDEKPERIVSLVPSNTEIAFALGLGDEIVGVTDYCNYPEEATEKQSVGDMDFDVETLLSLEPDLVLAHASSAHGSEEGLKQIEEAGIDVLIVNDASSFEDAYGSIEMIAQATGTEEEAETIISDMKEDIIEIEEQAESITEDERKTVWVEIQPPPEIFTTGQGTFINEMLETINAENAAGEEEGWIQYSEEEAVALNPEVIITTYGHYVDDPSAEIKERAGWEQVPAIENDDIHDIDNDTVSRPGPRLTEGTEQLAELVYPDEFSN, translated from the coding sequence ATGAAAAGGTGGATAGGATTCATTTTTACTTCTTTTAGTATTTTATTTTTGTCAGCTTGCGGGACGAGTGAAGAAAGTTCTTCTTCTGATATGAACGAAGAAAATGAACAAGAAGAGCAATCAGCTGGAGAATTTCCGATCGAGGTAACAGATGGCAGAGGTGAAGAAGTAAGTATTGATGAAAAGCCTGAGCGTATCGTTAGTCTTGTTCCAAGTAATACAGAAATAGCATTCGCACTAGGGCTAGGTGATGAAATCGTTGGGGTAACAGATTATTGCAATTACCCAGAAGAAGCAACAGAAAAGCAAAGTGTCGGAGATATGGATTTTGATGTGGAAACTCTTCTTTCTTTAGAGCCGGACCTCGTTTTAGCTCACGCTTCTTCGGCTCATGGTTCAGAAGAAGGCTTAAAGCAGATAGAAGAAGCTGGTATTGATGTATTAATCGTAAATGACGCTTCTTCATTTGAAGATGCGTATGGTTCCATCGAAATGATTGCACAAGCTACCGGAACAGAAGAAGAAGCAGAAACGATTATTTCAGATATGAAAGAGGATATCATAGAAATTGAAGAACAGGCAGAAAGTATAACGGAGGATGAGCGCAAAACGGTTTGGGTAGAAATACAGCCGCCTCCTGAAATCTTTACTACGGGACAAGGAACTTTTATAAATGAAATGCTCGAAACGATTAATGCAGAAAACGCAGCTGGAGAGGAAGAAGGCTGGATTCAATATAGTGAAGAAGAGGCAGTTGCGCTTAATCCAGAGGTTATTATAACCACGTACGGACATTATGTAGATGATCCATCAGCTGAAATCAAAGAAAGAGCTGGATGGGAACAGGTGCCTGCTATTGAAAACGATGATATTCATGATATAGACAATGATACTGTAAGTCGTCCTGGTCCGCGGCTGACTGAAGGTACTGAACAATTAGCTGAGCTGGTATATCCAGATGAATTCTCAAACTAG